The following are encoded together in the uncultured Desulfovibrio sp. genome:
- a CDS encoding AtpZ/AtpI family protein, with the protein MSLKEIFRQQQRGVELMGNVGVIGLHMVSGPLVGFAIGYGLDYWLETGPWLKLIFLLIGIGAGFLNVYTDSRRLLRKMDDEAARSRAARQGQEAPAHTVHTAEAAHRPPADGMTAPAGPDSPAAQAAPPERREPGA; encoded by the coding sequence ATGTCCCTCAAGGAAATTTTTCGTCAGCAGCAGCGCGGCGTGGAACTCATGGGCAACGTGGGTGTCATCGGCCTGCACATGGTCAGCGGCCCGCTGGTGGGCTTTGCCATCGGCTACGGTCTGGACTACTGGCTGGAAACGGGGCCGTGGCTCAAGCTGATCTTTCTGCTCATCGGCATCGGGGCGGGCTTTCTCAATGTGTATACGGACAGCCGCCGCCTGCTGCGCAAGATGGATGACGAGGCCGCCCGCAGCCGGGCTGCCCGACAGGGACAGGAAGCGCCCGCCCATACCGTCCACACCGCGGAAGCCGCGCACCGGCCCCCGGCAGACGGCATGACGGCGCCGGCCGGACCAGACTCGCCGGCTGCGCAGGCCGCACCGCCTGAGCGGCGGGAGCCTGGGGCATGA
- the atpB gene encoding F0F1 ATP synthase subunit A: MAGGLPHPVLLSTFLNMDEVVINGQVIEFKHVFFSWLCMAILFVLAYIVRRRLTLVPGQMQNVFEAVVDTIETFVCTTMGEAGRKFVPLLAGIFIYIFAMNLMGLVPGLDAPTANLNTTVCMALFVLVIYNAVGLMKWKAHYIYHFTGPSKYLIPLMFPLEVVSHLSRPVSLSLRLFGNIRGEEIVMILFFVMAPILGTIPIYALFLLGKTMQAFVFFMLTMTYIKGALEAPEH, encoded by the coding sequence ATGGCTGGAGGATTGCCGCATCCGGTACTGCTTTCCACCTTTCTGAACATGGACGAGGTGGTCATCAACGGTCAGGTCATCGAGTTCAAGCACGTCTTCTTTTCCTGGCTCTGCATGGCCATTCTGTTTGTTCTGGCCTACATCGTGCGCCGCCGCCTCACCCTGGTGCCCGGCCAGATGCAGAATGTCTTCGAGGCCGTGGTGGACACCATCGAGACCTTTGTCTGCACCACCATGGGCGAGGCGGGCCGCAAGTTCGTGCCCCTGCTGGCGGGCATCTTCATCTACATCTTTGCCATGAATCTCATGGGCCTGGTGCCCGGCCTGGACGCGCCCACGGCCAACCTCAACACCACCGTGTGCATGGCCCTCTTCGTGCTGGTCATCTACAATGCCGTGGGTCTCATGAAGTGGAAGGCCCACTATATCTACCACTTCACCGGGCCGTCCAAGTATCTCATTCCGCTCATGTTTCCGCTGGAAGTGGTTTCGCATCTCTCCCGCCCCGTCTCTCTGTCTCTCCGTCTTTTCGGCAATATCCGGGGCGAGGAAATCGTCATGATCCTCTTCTTTGTCATGGCGCCCATTCTGGGCACCATCCCGATCTATGCCCTCTTCCTGCTGGGCAAGACCATGCAGGCCTTCGTCTTCTTCATGCTGACGATGACCTACATCAAGGGCGCTCTGGAAGCTCCCGAACACTAG
- the atpE gene encoding ATP synthase F0 subunit C, protein MRKLLLVVLNTAALLGMASMAFAANQLDAAALGYTCLAAALGIGIAAFGCGIGMGLGLKGACEGIARNPDASGKVTGTMILAFAFIESLAIYALVISFILLYANPYV, encoded by the coding sequence ATGCGCAAACTGCTTCTCGTTGTTCTGAACACCGCGGCCCTGCTGGGCATGGCCAGCATGGCCTTTGCCGCCAATCAGCTTGACGCCGCCGCCCTGGGCTACACCTGCCTTGCTGCCGCTCTGGGCATCGGCATCGCCGCCTTCGGCTGCGGCATCGGCATGGGCCTGGGCCTCAAGGGCGCCTGCGAAGGCATTGCCCGCAATCCCGATGCCAGCGGCAAGGTGACCGGTACCATGATTCTGGCCTTCGCCTTCATCGAATCCCTGGCCATTTACGCCCTGGTCATCAGCTTCATCCTGCTCTACGCCAATCCCTACGTGTAG
- a CDS encoding DUF2628 domain-containing protein — protein sequence MATTIYMQHARTGRIRRGFTGFSWTVLFFGPLPMLWRRDWLPGLSFLLLYCLFRRCLPWLDSLPPLPFWLPLLTNVLLALCYNRAYTLNLLRQGYFFCETADRNRLAALALGLEPAQCCPPWGSGMPSLPRDRTLPAILILGMLALLVSLLAAALYHTPAPRPLPPVPRHSPLPPVQPIHLPLPSSPACPV from the coding sequence ATGGCCACCACCATCTACATGCAGCATGCCCGGACGGGGCGCATCCGCCGGGGCTTCACCGGCTTCAGCTGGACCGTGCTCTTTTTCGGCCCCTTGCCCATGCTCTGGCGGCGGGACTGGCTGCCCGGTCTGAGCTTTCTGCTGCTGTACTGCCTGTTCCGGCGCTGCCTGCCCTGGCTGGACAGCCTGCCGCCCCTGCCGTTCTGGCTGCCTCTGCTGACCAACGTGCTGCTGGCCCTGTGCTATAACCGGGCCTATACCCTGAACCTGCTGCGGCAGGGCTATTTCTTCTGCGAGACAGCAGACCGAAACCGCCTGGCTGCCCTGGCGCTGGGCCTTGAACCAGCCCAATGCTGCCCGCCGTGGGGCAGCGGCATGCCGTCCCTGCCCCGGGACAGGACCCTCCCCGCGATTCTGATCCTTGGCATGCTGGCCCTGCTCGTCTCCCTGCTGGCAGCGGCCCTGTACCATACACCGGCTCCCCGGCCCCTGCCGCCCGTGCCACGCCACAGCCCCCTGCCGCCGGTGCAGCCCATACACCTGCCGCTCCCCAGCTCCCCGGCCTGTCCCGTCTAG
- a CDS encoding chloride channel protein translates to MNYKKFIPASLREAQTMDALGAGTLCLQALLTGLVSGAVIGLFRWLYDTLRQSTVAWLHLAAGHTALSWLAVAAGLCLLAALAYLLLRHEPLISGSGIPQVELMASGQLPPMRWHRVLWTKFVATLAALTAGLSVGREGPCIQMGACVGAGVGSLWHAPDDLRSRFLIGGSVAGLTAAFGAPLAGMLFAFEEMRSRLAAPLLLFTALSALGAWAALQLFGFGLVFPFARWSNLDFRLYWIVLLMGLLCGLLGLFYNTVLVRLTLWEDSLHRLPAWLRAAIPFAVSGLLLWQWPDLVGGVGIDTLDLASPQLLAGGLTLLLPLLLGKIFYSGISFASGIAGGLLMPMLLTGSLAGACVAAPLLQAGIILPDQVPVLLVLGMGSLFAATVRAPLTGAALVMEMAGCFSAAPAVIPAALLAALLASRLGGMPVYDSLKLRILRRQAAATSTSSAERVMKNAK, encoded by the coding sequence ATGAATTATAAAAAATTTATCCCGGCCTCCCTGCGCGAGGCCCAGACCATGGACGCCCTGGGTGCCGGCACGCTCTGCCTCCAGGCGCTGCTCACCGGCCTGGTGTCAGGGGCCGTCATCGGCCTGTTCCGCTGGCTGTATGATACCCTCCGCCAGAGCACAGTGGCCTGGCTGCACCTGGCGGCCGGACATACGGCCCTTTCCTGGCTGGCCGTGGCTGCCGGCCTGTGCCTGCTGGCGGCTCTGGCCTACCTTCTGCTGCGGCATGAGCCGCTCATCAGCGGCAGCGGCATTCCCCAGGTGGAACTCATGGCTTCCGGCCAGCTGCCGCCCATGCGCTGGCACCGCGTGCTCTGGACCAAATTTGTGGCCACGCTGGCCGCGCTCACAGCCGGTCTTTCCGTAGGGCGCGAGGGGCCGTGCATCCAGATGGGGGCCTGCGTGGGCGCAGGCGTGGGCAGCCTGTGGCATGCCCCGGATGACCTGCGGTCCCGCTTTCTCATCGGCGGCAGTGTGGCCGGCCTTACCGCGGCCTTTGGCGCTCCCCTGGCGGGCATGCTCTTTGCCTTTGAGGAAATGCGCTCGCGCCTGGCCGCGCCCCTGCTGCTCTTTACGGCCCTGTCCGCCCTCGGCGCCTGGGCCGCCCTGCAACTCTTCGGCTTCGGTCTGGTCTTTCCCTTTGCCCGCTGGAGCAATCTGGACTTCCGGCTCTACTGGATCGTGCTGCTCATGGGCCTGCTGTGCGGCCTGCTGGGCCTGTTCTACAATACGGTCCTCGTGCGCCTTACCCTCTGGGAAGACAGTCTGCACCGGCTGCCGGCCTGGCTGCGGGCCGCCATCCCCTTTGCCGTCAGCGGCCTGCTGCTCTGGCAATGGCCCGACCTGGTGGGCGGGGTGGGCATTGACACGCTGGACCTGGCCTCGCCCCAGCTGCTGGCCGGCGGTCTGACGCTGCTGCTGCCCCTGCTGCTGGGCAAAATCTTCTATTCGGGCATCAGCTTTGCCTCGGGCATTGCCGGGGGCCTGCTCATGCCCATGCTGCTCACCGGTAGTCTGGCCGGAGCCTGCGTGGCCGCGCCCCTGCTCCAGGCGGGCATCATCCTGCCCGATCAGGTCCCCGTGCTGCTGGTGCTGGGCATGGGCAGCCTGTTTGCCGCCACGGTGCGCGCCCCGCTTACCGGCGCCGCCCTGGTCATGGAAATGGCCGGCTGCTTCTCGGCGGCTCCGGCTGTCATTCCGGCCGCCCTGCTGGCCGCCCTGCTGGCCTCGCGCCTGGGCGGCATGCCGGTCTATGACAGCCTCAAGCTGCGCATCCTGCGGCGTCAGGCCGCTGCCACGAGCACTTCCTCCGCAGAACGTGTCATGAAAAATGCCAAGTAA
- a CDS encoding AMP-binding protein, producing MTRKDRTEGIYSRREVLDESERRQYCLIQLKDLLSYAYRYSEDVKKRFDRAQFNVEKFKTLSDIKHIPILKKKELIFLQSMGPRLGGLLTKDIGDLKRIFLSPGPIFDPEDRAEDYWGYTEAFYSVGFRPGDAVQNTFNYQLTPAGLMFEEPLRNLGCAVIPAGPSDATTQLDIMQKLRVCGYVGTPSFLMHLAQKAEEKGLNLRKDLFLEVAFVTGERLSEKMRSQMEKKYDLLMRQGYGTADVGCIGYECFHKTGLHIANRCYVEICHPDTGIPLKDGEVGEIVVTAFNKTYPLIRLATGDLSYIDRSPCACGRTSPRLGSIVGRVDTTARIMGMFVYPHQVEQVMSRFEEVKRWQIEVTNPGGIDEMTLFIETSGFKREEELLHQFREKIKLRPELKILAPGSLPPQIRPIEDKRHWD from the coding sequence ATGACCCGCAAAGACCGCACCGAGGGTATTTATAGCCGCCGCGAAGTCCTGGATGAAAGCGAACGCCGCCAGTATTGCCTCATCCAGCTCAAGGATCTGCTCTCCTATGCCTACCGGTATTCGGAGGATGTCAAGAAGCGCTTTGACCGTGCTCAGTTCAATGTGGAGAAGTTCAAGACGCTGTCCGACATCAAGCACATCCCCATTCTCAAAAAGAAGGAACTCATCTTTCTGCAATCCATGGGACCGCGCCTGGGGGGCCTGCTGACCAAGGACATCGGCGACCTCAAGCGCATTTTTCTTTCCCCCGGTCCCATTTTTGACCCGGAAGACCGCGCCGAGGATTACTGGGGCTATACCGAAGCCTTCTATTCCGTGGGCTTTCGCCCCGGCGATGCGGTGCAGAATACCTTCAACTACCAGCTGACGCCGGCGGGCCTCATGTTTGAGGAACCCCTGCGCAACCTGGGCTGCGCCGTCATCCCGGCCGGTCCGTCCGATGCCACCACCCAGCTGGACATCATGCAGAAGCTGCGCGTCTGCGGCTATGTGGGCACGCCCAGCTTTCTCATGCACCTGGCCCAGAAGGCCGAGGAAAAGGGCCTCAACCTGCGCAAGGACCTCTTTCTGGAAGTGGCCTTTGTCACCGGCGAGCGTCTGTCCGAAAAGATGCGCTCGCAGATGGAAAAGAAGTACGACCTGCTCATGCGCCAGGGCTACGGCACGGCTGACGTGGGCTGCATCGGCTACGAATGCTTCCACAAGACCGGCCTGCACATTGCCAACCGCTGCTATGTGGAAATCTGCCATCCTGACACGGGCATCCCGCTGAAGGACGGCGAAGTGGGCGAAATCGTGGTCACGGCCTTCAACAAGACCTATCCGCTCATCCGTCTGGCCACGGGGGACCTGTCCTATATCGATCGCAGCCCCTGCGCCTGCGGCCGCACCAGCCCGCGCCTGGGCAGCATCGTGGGCCGCGTGGACACCACGGCGCGCATCATGGGCATGTTTGTCTATCCGCATCAGGTGGAACAGGTCATGAGCCGCTTCGAGGAAGTGAAGCGCTGGCAGATCGAGGTCACCAACCCCGGCGGCATTGACGAAATGACCCTCTTCATCGAGACCAGCGGCTTCAAGCGCGAAGAGGAGCTGCTCCACCAGTTCCGCGAAAAGATCAAGCTGCGCCCCGAACTGAAGATTCTGGCGCCGGGCAGTCTGCCGCCGCAGATCCGCCCCATCGAAGACAAGCGCCACTGGGACTAG
- a CDS encoding YgiQ family radical SAM protein, with product MSRREMDALGWKELDVLLVNGDAYVDHYAMGCVLLGRWLLAHGYRVGLVCQPRWDTEEDLLVMGRPRLFAGVSAGALDSLLAHYTAFRKKRHDDAYTPGGKAGARPNRACIVYANLVRRAFPGLPVILGGIEASLRRVSHYDFWTDKLRHSLLMDAKADLLIYGMGERAMLECARRLEKRQDIRGVDGTAWMDSLDENGQPAHLPPELQGQPCMLLPSHEQLLERPAELLRQTRLLEQQVHRLDAWAFEPDGSRAVVLARPAPPLSTEEMDALYSLPFTRRAHPSYRAPIPAEEMLRTSITSHRGCGGGCSFCSLALHQGRRISSRSRESILAEAARLAEDFPSRRGGVAISDVGGPTANMWNAHCALDAERNDTGHAPRCRRSSCCYPTVCRAFITPQQQHVDLLRAVAALPGVRQVRVASGVRADLALRDAAALAAYTGEFTGGQLKVAPEHCVPAVLDLMRKPPLETFEAFLESFMRQSRLLGREQYVVPYLMSAFPGCTDEDMRVLARWLAQRHWSPQQTQCFIPTPGSLATAMFYAGCDETGEPLYVARSDAERLRQHRILMPHFGRPGTGSDETTPSPRPRRRAADTDDMPPPRRPARRSAARTDDSPAAPADWRPPRRRYGR from the coding sequence ATGAGCCGCCGGGAAATGGACGCCCTGGGCTGGAAGGAGCTGGATGTCCTGCTGGTGAACGGGGACGCCTACGTGGACCATTATGCCATGGGCTGCGTCCTGCTGGGGCGCTGGCTGCTGGCCCACGGCTACCGCGTGGGCCTTGTGTGTCAGCCGCGCTGGGATACGGAAGAGGACCTGCTGGTCATGGGCCGGCCGCGTCTTTTTGCCGGCGTAAGCGCCGGCGCGCTGGATTCGCTGCTGGCCCACTACACGGCCTTTCGCAAAAAACGCCATGACGATGCCTATACCCCCGGCGGCAAGGCCGGGGCGCGCCCCAACCGGGCCTGCATCGTCTACGCCAATCTGGTGCGCCGGGCCTTTCCGGGACTGCCCGTGATCCTGGGCGGCATCGAAGCCTCCCTGCGCCGGGTAAGCCATTACGACTTCTGGACCGACAAGCTGCGCCATTCCCTGCTCATGGATGCCAAGGCAGACCTGCTCATCTACGGCATGGGGGAACGGGCCATGCTGGAATGCGCCCGGCGCCTGGAAAAGCGGCAGGACATCCGGGGGGTGGACGGGACGGCCTGGATGGACAGCCTGGACGAAAACGGGCAGCCCGCGCACCTGCCCCCGGAGCTTCAGGGCCAGCCCTGCATGCTGCTGCCCAGTCACGAGCAGCTGCTGGAACGCCCGGCCGAACTGCTGCGCCAGACCCGCCTGCTGGAACAGCAGGTGCATCGCCTGGATGCCTGGGCCTTCGAGCCTGACGGCAGCCGGGCCGTGGTGCTGGCCAGACCGGCGCCCCCCCTGAGCACGGAGGAAATGGACGCCCTTTACAGCCTGCCCTTCACGCGCAGGGCGCATCCCTCCTACCGCGCGCCCATACCAGCCGAAGAAATGCTGCGCACCAGCATCACCAGTCATCGCGGCTGCGGCGGGGGCTGTTCCTTCTGCTCCCTGGCCCTGCACCAGGGGCGCCGCATCTCCTCCCGCTCGCGGGAATCCATTCTGGCCGAAGCCGCCCGCCTGGCCGAAGACTTTCCCTCCCGGCGCGGCGGCGTGGCCATTTCCGATGTGGGCGGCCCCACGGCCAATATGTGGAACGCCCACTGCGCCCTGGATGCCGAGCGCAACGACACCGGCCATGCCCCGCGCTGCCGGCGCAGCAGCTGCTGCTATCCCACGGTCTGCCGCGCCTTCATCACGCCACAGCAGCAGCATGTGGACCTGCTGCGCGCCGTGGCGGCCCTGCCCGGCGTGCGCCAGGTGCGCGTAGCCAGCGGCGTGCGTGCCGACCTGGCCCTGCGCGATGCCGCCGCGCTGGCCGCCTATACGGGCGAATTCACGGGCGGACAGCTCAAGGTGGCGCCCGAACACTGCGTGCCGGCCGTGCTGGACCTCATGCGCAAACCGCCGCTGGAAACCTTTGAAGCCTTTCTGGAAAGCTTCATGCGCCAGAGCCGCCTGCTGGGACGGGAACAGTACGTGGTACCCTATCTCATGAGCGCCTTTCCCGGCTGCACGGACGAGGACATGCGCGTGCTGGCCCGCTGGCTGGCGCAACGGCACTGGAGTCCGCAGCAGACGCAATGCTTCATTCCCACGCCCGGCAGCCTGGCCACGGCCATGTTCTATGCTGGCTGCGACGAAACCGGCGAACCGCTCTATGTGGCGCGCAGCGATGCGGAGCGCCTGCGCCAGCACCGCATCCTCATGCCCCATTTCGGTCGTCCCGGCACGGGCAGCGACGAGACCACGCCTTCCCCCAGACCTCGCCGTCGTGCTGCGGATACTGACGACATGCCCCCGCCCCGCCGTCCTGCCCGCCGGTCGGCCGCCCGAACCGACGACAGCCCTGCCGCCCCGGCGGACTGGCGTCCCCCGCGCCGCCGCTACGGACGCTGA
- a CDS encoding SlyX family protein produces MCHDARLIRLEEQAVFQERRLEALNEALIRQQRQLDEMERQLGDMRRLLRLMWQRMDQEGDAPENSLPPHYMPERY; encoded by the coding sequence ATGTGCCATGATGCACGGCTCATCCGGCTGGAAGAACAGGCCGTTTTTCAGGAACGCCGCCTGGAGGCCCTCAACGAGGCCCTGATCCGGCAACAGCGCCAGCTGGATGAGATGGAACGCCAGCTGGGCGACATGCGCCGCCTGCTGCGCCTCATGTGGCAGCGCATGGATCAGGAAGGCGACGCCCCCGAAAACAGCCTGCCGCCCCACTACATGCCCGAACGCTATTGA
- a CDS encoding alkyl sulfatase dimerization domain-containing protein translates to MRHLLTVTLCAVLLTLAPQPSPAAPDSAPQSRPATAPTRAAHAAQHALLDADDGQDWQDAHRGYVAPLPDMGRILDSQGRETWNLAPYAFLSPGMTLDYPPSRILPTDAPDTVNPSLWRQSQLVLRDGLYKVVDGLYQIRNADLANMTIIEGQTGLIVVDPLLSSENAAAALNLYYAHRPRRPVRAVIYSHSHAAHYGGAAGVVSAEDVSAGRVEILAPQGFMAAALRQGAMTGPITAQRARYLYGTSLPPSPRGHVGSGLGLTLSQGTRHLLAPTRLIRHDEQLTLDGLTFIFQLTPDTEAPAEMHWYIPQLKALTTAENCPHTMHSLSPLCGGAERDPLRWSQALDESLQRWGQDAEVLYSMHHWPVWGKARVRQELGLMRDLYRYIHDQTLHLANQGYSMLDIAENLRLPPELARPFSLRGYYGTLSQNVKSVYTRYLGWFDGNPAHLHPLSSVAAARKYVAYMGGADAILQRARKDYDAGEYRWVAQVLQHVILVVPQNMAARMLAADALEQLGYQAESGPWRNAYLSGARDLRGLPPHRTAQMAVPGTPQIQAMPAALYFAYLGVRLDGVRAQGQQLCLRIHLTDTGESWDLRLGNSVLHARRAADTSPPHLRCTRQQMLDLFEGRLSPEQAHRQGLLTADAPLEQLLALLTTFRQDVSLVLPRTDTARTAGTADPLPR, encoded by the coding sequence ATGCGCCATCTGCTCACTGTCACGCTGTGCGCCGTTCTGCTGACGCTTGCCCCGCAGCCGTCCCCGGCTGCGCCTGATTCCGCCCCGCAGAGCCGTCCCGCCACAGCGCCTACCCGCGCGGCCCATGCCGCGCAGCATGCCCTGCTTGACGCTGATGACGGCCAGGACTGGCAGGATGCCCACCGGGGCTATGTGGCTCCGTTGCCCGACATGGGCCGCATCCTTGACAGCCAGGGCCGCGAAACCTGGAATCTGGCCCCCTATGCCTTTCTGTCCCCGGGCATGACCCTGGACTATCCGCCCTCGCGCATTCTGCCCACTGATGCTCCGGATACGGTGAACCCCTCCCTCTGGCGGCAGAGTCAGCTGGTCCTGCGCGACGGCCTGTACAAGGTGGTGGACGGCCTCTACCAGATACGCAATGCCGACCTGGCCAATATGACCATCATTGAGGGACAAACGGGCCTCATCGTGGTGGACCCGCTCCTTTCCAGCGAAAATGCGGCCGCGGCCCTCAATCTCTACTATGCCCACCGGCCCCGGCGGCCGGTACGGGCCGTCATCTATTCCCACAGCCATGCCGCCCACTACGGCGGCGCGGCCGGGGTAGTCTCGGCAGAGGATGTGTCTGCCGGCCGGGTGGAAATTCTTGCCCCGCAGGGCTTCATGGCTGCGGCGCTGCGCCAAGGAGCCATGACCGGCCCCATCACGGCGCAACGTGCCCGCTATCTGTACGGCACATCCCTGCCGCCGTCGCCGCGTGGTCACGTGGGGAGCGGCCTGGGGCTGACCCTTTCGCAGGGCACGCGCCATCTGCTGGCGCCCACCCGCCTCATCCGGCATGACGAGCAGCTCACCCTGGACGGACTGACCTTCATCTTTCAGCTGACACCGGATACGGAAGCTCCGGCCGAAATGCACTGGTACATTCCCCAGCTCAAGGCCCTGACCACGGCCGAAAACTGCCCCCATACCATGCACAGCCTTTCGCCCCTGTGCGGAGGGGCGGAACGCGATCCCCTGCGCTGGAGCCAGGCGCTGGACGAAAGCCTGCAACGCTGGGGCCAGGACGCGGAAGTGCTCTACAGCATGCACCACTGGCCGGTGTGGGGCAAGGCGCGTGTCCGGCAGGAGCTGGGCCTCATGCGCGACCTGTACCGCTACATTCATGACCAGACCCTGCATCTGGCCAATCAGGGCTACAGCATGCTGGATATTGCCGAAAACCTGCGCCTGCCCCCGGAACTGGCCCGGCCCTTCAGCCTGCGGGGCTATTACGGCACGCTCAGCCAGAACGTGAAGAGCGTCTACACCCGCTATCTGGGCTGGTTCGACGGCAATCCGGCCCACCTGCATCCCCTGTCGTCCGTGGCGGCAGCCCGCAAGTATGTGGCGTACATGGGCGGCGCCGACGCCATCCTGCAACGTGCCCGCAAGGACTATGACGCCGGCGAATACCGCTGGGTGGCGCAGGTGCTGCAGCATGTCATCCTTGTCGTTCCGCAGAACATGGCCGCCCGCATGCTGGCCGCCGACGCCCTGGAGCAGCTGGGCTATCAGGCGGAAAGCGGCCCCTGGCGCAATGCCTATCTTTCCGGCGCCCGTGATCTGCGCGGCCTGCCGCCCCACCGGACGGCACAGATGGCCGTGCCCGGCACCCCGCAGATCCAGGCCATGCCCGCGGCCCTGTATTTTGCCTATCTGGGCGTGCGTCTGGACGGTGTGCGGGCACAGGGGCAGCAGCTTTGCCTGCGCATTCACCTGACCGATACCGGAGAAAGCTGGGACCTGCGCCTGGGCAACAGCGTACTGCATGCCCGCCGCGCTGCGGACACTAGCCCGCCGCACCTGCGCTGCACCCGGCAGCAGATGCTGGACCTTTTCGAGGGCCGCCTCTCGCCGGAACAGGCCCACCGGCAGGGCCTGCTCACAGCGGATGCCCCGCTGGAACAGCTGTTGGCGCTGCTGACCACCTTCCGTCAGGATGTCTCCCTGGTGCTGCCCCGCACCGACACGGCCCGGACTGCCGGCACAGCGGACCCGCTGCCCCGCTAG
- a CDS encoding sugar transferase — MVSRYRMALLQSLDLFCILLALGIVGMVSIAPDLSVFEDYTGASLFTIFFYMLFFYILDAYSVGVEDFRDSVGRVLVAGVLAIICSATSSYVFDHWRFDRSSTGLLFLLSMALCLGWRLFYFRNTDKLTFQMRVLLVGVDRAGKVRQLLAEGLPTARIMGYVGERDMDPEAGPCLGAPYDVLKIADEHRATTILLLPDAPIDDDIAHALLEAKLRGRMVVDIRSFYEHVVQRLPISQINDEWLLQCEGFSLNTRGSLRRLKRALDVLISLVLLVPAAPIMAVTALLIRLESPGPVIYRQDRVGLHEKEFTVFKFRSMRTDAEKDGAVWASAHDSRVTRVGRFIRKVRIDELPQIWNILKGDMSFIGPRPERMAFVRQLKESIPYYSLRHTVKPGLTGWAQVCYPYGASEEDARRKLEYDLYYIKNMSILLDIHIIFKTMGVVLFPKGAR; from the coding sequence ATGGTCAGCCGTTATCGCATGGCACTGTTGCAGAGTCTGGACCTTTTCTGCATTCTGCTGGCTCTGGGCATTGTGGGCATGGTGTCCATCGCGCCGGACCTGAGCGTTTTTGAGGACTATACCGGCGCCTCCCTGTTCACCATCTTTTTCTACATGCTCTTCTTCTATATCCTCGACGCCTACAGCGTGGGGGTGGAGGACTTCCGCGACAGTGTGGGGCGCGTGTTGGTGGCCGGTGTACTGGCCATCATCTGCTCGGCCACGTCGTCCTATGTCTTTGACCACTGGCGCTTTGACCGGAGCAGCACGGGGCTGCTCTTTCTGCTGTCCATGGCCCTGTGCCTGGGCTGGCGGCTTTTCTATTTCCGCAATACGGACAAGCTGACCTTCCAGATGCGCGTGCTGCTGGTGGGGGTGGACCGTGCGGGCAAGGTGCGCCAGCTGCTGGCCGAAGGGCTGCCCACGGCCCGCATCATGGGCTATGTGGGCGAGCGGGACATGGACCCCGAGGCCGGCCCCTGCCTGGGGGCGCCCTATGACGTGCTCAAGATTGCCGACGAGCACCGGGCCACCACCATTCTGCTGCTGCCCGATGCCCCCATTGACGACGACATTGCCCACGCCCTGCTGGAAGCCAAGCTGCGCGGCCGCATGGTGGTGGACATCCGCTCCTTCTACGAGCATGTGGTGCAGCGCCTGCCCATATCGCAGATCAATGACGAATGGCTGTTGCAGTGTGAGGGCTTTTCGCTCAATACGCGCGGCTCCCTGCGCCGGCTCAAGCGCGCGCTGGACGTGCTCATCTCGCTGGTGCTGCTGGTGCCGGCCGCGCCCATCATGGCCGTGACGGCCCTGCTCATCCGGCTGGAATCGCCGGGGCCGGTCATCTACCGTCAGGATCGCGTGGGCCTGCACGAAAAGGAATTCACGGTCTTCAAGTTCCGCTCCATGCGGACCGATGCCGAAAAGGACGGCGCTGTCTGGGCGTCGGCCCATGACAGCCGCGTGACCCGCGTGGGCCGCTTCATCCGCAAGGTGCGCATCGACGAGCTGCCGCAGATATGGAACATTCTCAAGGGAGACATGAGCTTCATCGGGCCGCGGCCCGAGCGCATGGCCTTTGTGCGCCAGCTCAAGGAAAGCATCCCCTACTACAGCCTGCGGCATACCGTGAAGCCGGGCCTCACGGGCTGGGCACAGGTCTGCTATCCGTACGGCGCGTCGGAAGAGGATGCCCGCCGCAAGCTGGAATACGATCTCTACTATATCAAGAATATGTCCATCCTGCTGGATATTCACATTATCTTCAAGACCATGGGTGTGGTGCTCTTTCCCAAGGGCGCCCGCTGA